The following are from one region of the Pantoea cypripedii genome:
- a CDS encoding MFS transporter, whose protein sequence is MNNDLYGATLKQLNTKIIPFIIICYFVANLDKTNISIAALQMNADLGLSTSMYGLGVGMFYISYILFEIPSNVIMTKVGARVWIARIMITWGIVSAGMSLVQTPTQLYVMRFLLGMAEAGFTPGIIYYISCWFPKSNRARAMSFFYMGSVMASIIGLPISGTILNMHGFADIAGWRWLFALEGIPAVALGIMVLWRLPQSPDHAAWLSAEQKGWLKTQLARDNASVEIGAQHSWLGALKNKTVLLLSLVWFLQAFGSIGITLFLPLIIKSMASEQSNIVISLLAAVPFIFACLFMYFNGRHSDTTHERSWHLGLPLILSGLSLTLAIYSSNLLVAYVMLVLTVGFNFALTPIFWAVTTEKLAGVAAAASIAFINTVANFVGLGLPPILGKIKDATNSYHYGLMIVAAALIIGGIIGIMISRPSQPDVSKRAASRLS, encoded by the coding sequence ATGAACAACGATCTGTACGGTGCTACCCTAAAGCAACTCAATACGAAAATTATTCCGTTTATCATTATCTGTTATTTCGTTGCCAATCTCGACAAAACCAATATCTCTATCGCTGCATTACAAATGAATGCCGATTTGGGTCTGAGTACCAGTATGTATGGTCTGGGTGTCGGGATGTTTTATATCTCTTACATCCTGTTCGAAATTCCCAGCAATGTGATCATGACGAAAGTCGGTGCGCGAGTATGGATTGCGCGCATTATGATCACCTGGGGCATCGTCAGCGCCGGAATGTCGCTGGTTCAGACTCCCACGCAGCTCTATGTGATGCGCTTTTTGTTAGGAATGGCCGAAGCAGGTTTTACACCGGGTATCATTTATTACATTTCCTGCTGGTTTCCGAAGAGTAACCGCGCCCGCGCCATGTCATTCTTCTATATGGGTTCTGTGATGGCTTCCATTATTGGGCTACCCATTTCCGGCACCATCCTGAACATGCATGGTTTTGCTGACATTGCGGGCTGGCGCTGGTTATTTGCACTGGAAGGTATTCCGGCGGTCGCGCTGGGTATTATGGTGCTGTGGCGTTTGCCGCAATCTCCTGACCATGCCGCGTGGTTATCAGCAGAACAAAAGGGCTGGTTGAAAACGCAGCTGGCGCGCGATAACGCCAGTGTTGAAATTGGTGCGCAGCATAGCTGGTTAGGCGCGCTGAAAAATAAGACCGTGTTGTTACTGAGCCTGGTCTGGTTCCTGCAGGCGTTTGGTTCAATAGGGATAACGCTTTTCCTGCCGCTGATCATCAAAAGTATGGCCAGTGAGCAGAGCAATATCGTCATCAGTCTGCTTGCTGCGGTACCGTTTATTTTTGCCTGCCTGTTTATGTATTTTAATGGCCGTCACTCAGATACCACCCATGAGCGTTCATGGCACCTGGGCTTACCGTTAATCCTCTCAGGTTTATCGCTAACCCTGGCTATTTATTCCAGTAATCTGCTGGTTGCCTATGTAATGCTGGTCCTGACTGTCGGCTTTAATTTTGCCCTGACACCAATCTTCTGGGCGGTCACCACCGAAAAACTGGCTGGCGTGGCGGCAGCGGCCTCCATCGCATTTATTAATACCGTCGCCAACTTTGTCGGCCTTGGTTTGCCGCCCATTCTTGGCAAAATCAAAGATGCCACCAACAGTTATCACTACGGTTTAATGATTGTCGCGGCGGCCCTGATTATTGGAGGCATTATCGGCATTATGATTTCGCGTCCGTCTCAGCCTGATGTCAGTAAACGTGCGGCTTCCCGCCTTTCATAA
- a CDS encoding methyl-accepting chemotaxis protein → MFRRIKIRTALSMMVFSLTALLLFVGVLGLVAVQSGNKSFATVDTEVLPGLVALNESSELLLRGRLDLRLYESLMGSGDTDKAKVALERARGKIDAASAKWQDYLKYPQSAGERPIAAEMASTRDALMKEFIDPAFAALEAGKLDEYRQRAGKSTALYGAFDKASKALVAFKLKSIDVAYDDSSDRVKRMEFTLYFAIACALVLAALAWSVMTNLIVKPLNHVITVFDRIAEGDLRARIDISGKNEIAQLFAAVQRMRDGLENMVLMVRNGTDAIGSGVEEIAAGNIDLSSRTEQQAASLDETASSMEQIMATVKNNEDNTRKANSLSQKASNSASRGANVVSEVVATMSSIEKSSAKIGDIVGVIDGIAFQTNLLALNAAVEAARAGEAGRGFAVVASEVRVLAQRSATAAKEIGTMINDSLSNIEQGSGLVKEAGTTMNEVMLDVKKVVDIMDEVMLASGEQTRGISQINIAIQQMDGVTQQNASLVAEVATAASSLQQQVVNLQQSVTRFQVDNDQTTLATDLYTGSQDMALISIN, encoded by the coding sequence ATGTTTCGTAGAATAAAAATCCGCACTGCACTCAGCATGATGGTTTTTTCACTGACTGCATTGCTATTGTTCGTGGGCGTTCTGGGATTAGTTGCCGTGCAGTCAGGGAATAAATCCTTTGCTACCGTCGATACCGAAGTATTACCGGGTCTGGTGGCACTGAATGAAAGTTCAGAACTGTTATTACGCGGGCGACTGGATTTACGGTTGTATGAATCCCTGATGGGCAGCGGCGACACTGACAAAGCCAAAGTCGCGCTGGAACGTGCCAGGGGCAAAATCGATGCTGCCAGCGCGAAGTGGCAGGACTACCTGAAATACCCGCAATCCGCTGGGGAGCGCCCGATTGCCGCTGAAATGGCGTCCACCCGTGACGCGCTAATGAAAGAGTTTATTGATCCGGCTTTTGCCGCTCTGGAAGCGGGAAAACTGGACGAATATCGCCAGCGTGCCGGAAAATCGACGGCACTGTATGGTGCCTTTGATAAGGCATCAAAAGCCCTGGTGGCTTTCAAACTGAAAAGCATCGATGTGGCCTACGATGACTCCAGCGATCGGGTAAAACGTATGGAGTTTACCCTGTACTTTGCCATCGCCTGTGCGCTGGTGCTGGCCGCATTGGCCTGGTCGGTGATGACCAATCTTATCGTCAAACCATTAAATCATGTGATCACGGTGTTTGACCGTATTGCTGAAGGAGATCTGCGTGCGCGCATTGATATCTCGGGTAAAAACGAGATAGCTCAGCTGTTTGCCGCCGTACAGCGTATGCGTGATGGACTGGAAAACATGGTACTGATGGTGCGCAACGGCACGGATGCTATCGGCTCAGGCGTAGAAGAAATCGCTGCCGGCAATATCGATCTGTCCAGCCGTACCGAACAGCAGGCTGCATCACTGGATGAGACGGCCTCCAGTATGGAGCAGATTATGGCGACAGTGAAAAACAACGAAGACAATACCCGTAAAGCCAATTCGCTGTCGCAGAAAGCCTCAAACTCTGCTTCCCGTGGGGCAAATGTGGTGTCTGAAGTGGTTGCCACCATGAGTTCAATTGAGAAAAGCTCGGCCAAAATTGGTGACATTGTTGGTGTTATCGACGGCATTGCATTCCAGACCAACCTGCTGGCACTGAATGCGGCTGTCGAAGCGGCACGCGCCGGTGAAGCAGGACGTGGCTTTGCCGTGGTGGCTTCGGAAGTGCGTGTCCTGGCACAGCGCAGCGCCACCGCAGCGAAAGAGATCGGCACCATGATCAATGACTCGCTCAGCAATATCGAGCAGGGTTCGGGCCTGGTGAAAGAGGCCGGGACGACCATGAATGAAGTCATGCTCGATGTGAAGAAAGTGGTCGATATCATGGATGAAGTGATGCTGGCCTCCGGCGAGCAAACCCGCGGCATCTCGCAGATCAATATCGCCATCCAGCAGATGGACGGTGTGACGCAGCAGAATGCCTCGCTGGTGGCCGAAGTCGCCACCGCAGCCAGTTCCCTGCAACAACAGGTCGTGAACCTGCAACAGTCGGTGACACGCTTCCAGGTCGATAACGATCAGACCACGCTGGCCACTGACCTGTATACGGGATCACAGGATATGGCGCTGATTAGCATCAATTAA
- a CDS encoding alpha/beta fold hydrolase: MFNRMISGVAGAILLTLSPLTMAASALPTPKEADWVAKEFTFNSGEKLKDLRIHYFTLGDRNKPAVLLLHGTNQPVSALLAPGFAGELFGPGQALDIRKYFIIIPEGIGSGKSSKPSDGLRMTFPHYDYDDMVTAQYRLIKEGLGISHLRLVMGYSMGGMQTWLWGEKYPAMMDTLVPMASQPNELSGRNWMLRRMLIESIKGDPAWAEGNYHQQPPALKTANIMFSIATTGGTLAYQHKAPTRALADKLVDERLAAPVTADANDFIYIWNSSADYNALPDLKRIKAPMLIINSADDERNPVETGILKGELHRIKKAELLLIPASAETSGHGTMMQAKFYKQKLKTFLAHAPKTQEKR, encoded by the coding sequence ATGTTTAATCGCATGATATCAGGCGTGGCAGGTGCCATTCTGTTAACTTTATCACCATTAACTATGGCAGCCAGCGCATTACCGACACCGAAAGAAGCGGATTGGGTCGCCAAAGAATTCACCTTTAACAGCGGCGAAAAACTGAAAGATCTGCGTATTCATTATTTCACTTTGGGCGATCGCAATAAACCAGCGGTATTATTACTTCACGGTACTAACCAGCCTGTTAGCGCATTACTGGCTCCGGGATTCGCTGGCGAGTTATTTGGACCGGGGCAGGCGCTGGATATCAGAAAATATTTTATTATCATCCCGGAAGGTATCGGCTCAGGTAAATCATCCAAGCCTTCGGATGGCCTGCGGATGACATTTCCGCACTATGATTATGACGATATGGTGACGGCCCAATATCGCCTGATTAAAGAAGGGTTGGGTATTTCTCATTTACGCCTGGTCATGGGTTATTCAATGGGCGGTATGCAGACCTGGCTATGGGGAGAGAAATACCCGGCGATGATGGATACGCTGGTGCCGATGGCTTCGCAGCCTAATGAATTGTCCGGACGTAACTGGATGCTGCGCCGTATGTTGATTGAGTCCATCAAGGGCGACCCCGCATGGGCGGAAGGCAATTACCACCAACAACCTCCTGCGCTGAAGACCGCCAACATCATGTTCAGTATTGCCACGACGGGCGGCACGCTGGCTTATCAGCACAAAGCGCCAACGCGTGCGCTGGCAGATAAGCTGGTCGATGAGCGTCTTGCTGCCCCTGTCACCGCAGATGCTAACGACTTCATTTATATCTGGAATTCATCAGCGGATTACAATGCGTTGCCAGATTTAAAGCGCATTAAAGCGCCGATGCTGATTATCAACTCAGCGGACGATGAACGTAACCCGGTTGAGACCGGTATTCTTAAGGGTGAATTGCATCGGATTAAAAAAGCTGAATTGCTCCTTATTCCGGCCAGTGCCGAAACCAGCGGACATGGCACTATGATGCAGGCAAAATTTTATAAACAAAAACTCAAGACTTTCTTAGCCCACGCGCCCAAAACGCAGGAAAAGCGCTAA